The Desulfatirhabdium butyrativorans DSM 18734 DNA segment CGCAGCACGGCTTCCAGCGCCCAGATGTTGCCATGAATATCGCCGAAAAAGCAGGTTTTCATGACCGTGTCATCTCCCCTTGAATTGAGGAACCCGTTTCTCGCTGAAAGCGGCGAATGCCTCCATCAAGTCCTCGGACAACAGCAATGCCGCATTTTTCTGAGCCACATAGGCGAGTCCGGTTGCAATGTCGTGATCCCGGCTGAAACGGAGCACATCCTTTACCCCCTGAACGGCAAGCGGTGAGAGCGAGGCGATGTCCGCTGCGATCTGCCCCGCCGCTTCCATCAGGGCCGATGGATCCGGCAGGCAACGGCTCAGCAGGCCCATTTCGCATGCTTCCTTTGCCGTAAAATCCCGCCCCGTCAGCGCCAGCTCGGCCGCCCGGCCGTAGCCCACGATGTGGTGCAGCCGCTGCAGCGTTCCCAGATCGGCAATGATGGCCACCCGGGTTTCCCGGATGCTGAAATAGGCATCATCGCTTGCGATGCGGATGTCGCAGGCGCTGATCAGATCGACGCCTCCGCCGATGCAGGGCCCGTTGACCGCTGCAATGACGGGCTTGCTGCACATCTCCAAGGCCGAAAAGCTCTGCTGCAGTTTCAAGATGTGTTTTCGCAGGGTTTCCCGGCCCGAGGCGGAAGCGTCCGTAAGCAGGGCGCCCGCTTCCATCAGATCCAGCCCTGCCGTAAACACGGAACCTTCCGCTCGGAGGATGATCGCCCGCACATCGGGTTCCGCCTCGGCTTTCTGGACCAGGGTTTCGAGGGTGGGAAAAAAGTCGAGACCCATTCGGTTCTTCTTTTCCGGTCTGTTCAGTACGATGGATGCTACGTGTCCATCGATGTCCATCCGGATGGGAAATTCAGTTGTCATGGTGCTCCCTCTGCGGTGTTACGGGTTTGAAAGGCGGAAATCCGGGCGCAGATCCGGGGTTGGGGCCTGCGCCTTGTGTTTTTGGCCATGTTTTGCCACAATGCCATACAGGGATGAAATCATTCTGCTGCTGCAGGATCCCTGCGGCTTTGTCTTGATGTAGCTTCACGCAATGGTCCTTGTCAACAAAATCCATGCGGAGGCAAAGTGGAATCGACAGATTCAGCGCGTTTTTCGGCAGCAGTCATCGAG contains these protein-coding regions:
- a CDS encoding crotonase/enoyl-CoA hydratase family protein is translated as MTTEFPIRMDIDGHVASIVLNRPEKKNRMGLDFFPTLETLVQKAEAEPDVRAIILRAEGSVFTAGLDLMEAGALLTDASASGRETLRKHILKLQQSFSALEMCSKPVIAAVNGPCIGGGVDLISACDIRIASDDAYFSIRETRVAIIADLGTLQRLHHIVGYGRAAELALTGRDFTAKEACEMGLLSRCLPDPSALMEAAGQIAADIASLSPLAVQGVKDVLRFSRDHDIATGLAYVAQKNAALLLSEDLMEAFAAFSEKRVPQFKGR